The Streptococcus sanguinis genomic sequence CGTACGTCCGTATTGGTGTAAATTTGAGCATCACTCGGTAGCATTGAAAATGTGCTATTTTTTTTCAGAAGCGCTAAATCGGCGTCCGTATGTATATCTAAATTATTTGTTACAGGCAGTCCCATAACCCAAATACGCTCAGCTTCTTGGTAGTTACCGACACGACCGTAGGAGTTAATAACCCGTGCCGCAAAGGTTAGATAGCGTCCTCGCATGTTATCAGTAATGTAAACTCCATTTCCTTTCTTAGAAAGTTGTCGAAAGTCAGTAGGCATTTCAGGAAGAACGGTCGCGGAACCGATTGTATCACCAACTTGACCAATTGTCCCAACTGGTACAATGCCAGGAAGACCATTCCCAATGCTACGATCACTAAGAAACCATCCAGACTCTGTATAAATCCTCGCTTTGCTTCCTTGCTGACTATCAGCAAGTCCAACGGAGCCAGGTTTAGTAGTTTCCCCAATATAATAAAATCTTTTAGAATCTGGAACTTTTACATCTAAATCTTCTGGAATTTGAAGAACACTCTCTTTTGCATTTGCTGCAAAAAGATGTATATTTTTAGTTTGGTTATTTTTATTATAAGAAAGAGTCTGACCTGTCACTTTTATATTCTGCAAAGAGCCATTTCCAATCCGGTAGGAGAAAGTTTCCACCTCTGTCCCCTTGCCGCTATTCTTCTTAATTTCTGACAAGCGAGTTTCAAAGTCCTGTTGGATATCAAAGTTGATAGTATTTTGCTTGCGTTGCCCCAGAATATTGTGATAACTGCCGGCAAAGAATGTCAAAAGTCCCGCAGCAATGACACCTATTAGAATAAGAGAAATTAATACTTCAACTAACGTTATACCCTTACGTTTCTGTAATCTTTTCATCTCTTCTCCTTTCTATGGACCAGAAACAAACCAAAGATCTTGCTGAATCTGTTTTTTAATATCTGAAAAAGTCTTTTTTAACTCTTCAGCATCAGTAGCCGACACATATTGCGCGTCCACAACACCTTCGCGAATAGCTTCTGTTAGAGCTTCACCATATGCAACCTCTTGCTTTACTCCAGAAAACCCTATAAGATTAACTCGCCTTATGTCTTTGCCAAACTTTTTAGATACTTCCCCAGCGTAGCCGATTGTCTTAGCTCGAAAAGCACTGTCAGAGGAGTCTTGATCATAAGCTAGTCTAGAAAATTGTTCACTGTACTTAGCACCGTCTAAATAACCAACTTGGAAATTATCCACTTTCGTGGACAAATTATATATTGGATTTTGGTAATCTACTATATCTCCTCCTCGAATCCATACTTTATTTCCAGGATAATTAGCACTAGGGTCTACTATATAAGCATTGGGGATACCATCTGTCAGTAAAACGACATACTTAAGTTGGACATGCTGTTGCTGCAAACTAACCATTCCATAACGGAGACCATCACCAGGGTTAGTAACTCCTCGGGTCGGTAAACTGTTAATACTTTTCTCTATTTGTTCTGTTCCTTTATCTAGTTGAGAAAAATCTTTTTGAACATAAAAACCATAATGTGAAAAACCTGATAAGTTAACACTAACATTGCCTATTTCTTTCAGTTCTTTCACCATTTCGATTGCTTTCTCTCGCAAAATGCTAATTCGTCGATCCTTTACTACATTCGTTTTTCTACCTTTCATATCTCTTTCCATCGAGCCAGAACTATCAAAAACAAAAGAAATAGCAACATTCACCTGTCCTTCAATCGGATCGTTTCTATAAGCCAGAGCGATGCCCTTTTTCCCTTTACCGACTTTTGAAAAGACCTGCTTACTGTTGAGGGCTGACATGGCTGTATCTATCGAAAACTTATTATTAGAATCTGGATATTTCCCAGTCAGATTGTAATTAATTAGACGGTTATCTTGATAGGCACCGTCAGTTTTAAATTCTAAGTCCAGCTTCATATTATAAAGGGATTTTGTTCCTAATTCACTGACATTCCAATCTTGTTTCGTCTTATCCCAAACATAGTTAAGAACCTTTTTCCCGTCAGCTGACAGACCGATATAGCTCCACTCCTTAGTCAAGCCTTCCTTGCTACCCTTGTACTTGCTATCATCCAAGATAAAGACTGAGGTTGCCTTGCCAATGGTACGGTCAACATGCTGCATAGACGTTCGCATTTCCGCTTGAATGCTTGCTTCACGCTCAATGAGCTCCCGACCAGAAAACATAGTGTTAAATATAACTCCGATGATGAGCGCTATCATACTCATGAGCATAATAGCCATAATCATCTCCACTAGGGTAAAACCTTTTTGTATTTGTTTCATCATTCCTACCTATTTTTTATTTCTTAGACGAAATCAAGTGGCCTTCTTCTGAACGGATACCACTGCTTGCCCAATTAAATTTAACGATATGTTCATAATAGTCCTCACTATTGGGGAGCTTAGACCTTGACTTAATCGTAATGTAGTAATTTTCTGGTCCACTAGTAGCTCCTACAAAAGCTCCAGTCATCTCGATTTCTGCCTCACCACCATCTTTGAACTTATGTTTTGATCTAATCGGACCTGCTGAGTTCGGCTGCCCCTCTGCTCTCTTCTTGAATTCAGCTTTCAAAGGAGAAGCATCTTCATCCTCAAAATAAGCTCCTAAAGCCAACTGCGTACCAGAAGTCGCTGTGTACTTAGCTTTTAGGTAGCTAAACATGCGCTGAGTTTGGGTTTGCCCAGTATCTACGATAGATGCTAAAATACCAATCATAGCGACCAGAATCACAATGGTCACAATAACCATGGGCAACGTAGACCCCTGTCTTTTTTTTCCTTTCATTTTAGTCTTCTCCTAATATTTCTACTTTTGATATTGCCAAAATAGTTGTCACAGTCTGACAACTACTTTGGTAATATCCGACTGCTAAAGCAGTCGGAGTAGAGAAATCTCTATGTTTAGATGATTTGATGATTATGGAGTAGCGCCACCAGCATTGTTGTTTGCTGTCGCTGAAGTGTTAACACCGTTAGCTGACCAGTCATACTTCCATTGTTTTTGATTTTTATCACCTGCTTGTTTGCCAGATGGGATAAAAGTAGATGTCAAAACATGGTTTGTTGAGTCAATTGTATGAGCTGTGTTTTTGTCATTCTTAGCCAGAGCATCTACAATCTTAGTTGAGTCGCCTTTAGCATTTTTAGAAATGTATGGTGCTAGTTTTTCAAGAGTGATTTCACCTGGATTAGTTGGATCATCTTGCGCGCCGATATAAGATTGGATAGCTGATACCAGCTCACGGTGTTCTGATTGAATACGCGAACGACGTGCATTGTCTTGGAAGGAAGTAATAGCTGGAATCGCTACAGCTGCGATGATAGCGATAATGATGATTACCACGATCAACTCAACCAAGGTGAAACCTTTACCTTTTTTCTTCAAATCCTGACGGAATTTTTGCAATTTGTTTAACATTTAAATATTCTCCTATTTTCTTTTTATCTTTATTTTTCGCTGAATATCAGCTTAGTTTTAAATTTAATTGGGCTAGTTTGTATTTGAACCACTATATCTCCAATCGTAAAGCCAAGTTTTGTCCTTGGTTTTATCAGTTCCCACTCCTGAGGGATGGAAGGTCGAAACCAAAGTTGTTCCATCAATTTTATGAGCTGGCTCCGTATCATTCTTAGCAAGGGCATCCATAATCTTAGCCGAATCTCCCTTAGAATTTTTAGAGATATATGGTGCCAATTGCTCCATTGTAATTGACTTTACAGTTTCCGGGTCATCCTGTGATCCGATATAAGACTGAATAGCAGTTGCCAACTCACGGTGTTCCGATTGAATACGTGAACGACGCGCGTTATCTTGGAAAGAAGTAAGGGCAGGAACCGCTACAGCTGTGATAATCGCGATAATGATGATAACCACAATCAACTCAACCAAGGTAAAACCTTTGCTTTTTTTCTTCAAATTACGACGAAATTCTTGCAATTTGTTGAGCACTAACTTCTCCTAATTCTTTTTCACAAGGGCTGCTGAGCAGCCTTTTTAATATCTCTCAAATGTAGGGTTTTAATTCATCTTTTCTTAGATGATTTGATAAGTATTACCACTTTTTGAAACAGCTTAACTAGAGATTACTTCTTTAGTTGGCATTTACACCATTAGCTGACCAGTCATACTTCCATACTTTATCTTTTGAAGCATCTTTAGCGCCTGATGGCTTAAAGGTAGAAGTCAAAATATGGTTTGTTGAGTCAATTGTATGAGCAGTTGCAGTACCATTCTTAGCTAGAGCATCTACGATTTTAGT encodes the following:
- a CDS encoding type II secretion system protein; protein product: MKRLQKRKGITLVEVLISLILIGVIAAGLLTFFAGSYHNILGQRKQNTINFDIQQDFETRLSEIKKNSGKGTEVETFSYRIGNGSLQNIKVTGQTLSYNKNNQTKNIHLFAANAKESVLQIPEDLDVKVPDSKRFYYIGETTKPGSVGLADSQQGSKARIYTESGWFLSDRSIGNGLPGIVPVGTIGQVGDTIGSATVLPEMPTDFRQLSKKGNGVYITDNMRGRYLTFAARVINSYGRVGNYQEAERIWVMGLPVTNNLDIHTDADLALLKKNSTFSMLPSDAQIYTNTDVRDYAHDKSLDSLKISNVPVLNYYEDVIRQSRQFIAPRDKYSLTFEKRDFRNGNSNTTSILIGNRTQIGSLLTYKLDNTLSWAINLEDSGKIAIKTVDNTAANNGGQQYANAKLDFTKDNSIQVRSSTKNDILTLEIFVNGALSHTQQLFLNQNGVRHNVETGQIVFGGNTYINEFAIYKTALNDGDIQKLAKYFSEKYKASE
- a CDS encoding VWA domain-containing protein, which encodes MMKQIQKGFTLVEMIMAIMLMSMIALIIGVIFNTMFSGRELIEREASIQAEMRTSMQHVDRTIGKATSVFILDDSKYKGSKEGLTKEWSYIGLSADGKKVLNYVWDKTKQDWNVSELGTKSLYNMKLDLEFKTDGAYQDNRLINYNLTGKYPDSNNKFSIDTAMSALNSKQVFSKVGKGKKGIALAYRNDPIEGQVNVAISFVFDSSGSMERDMKGRKTNVVKDRRISILREKAIEMVKELKEIGNVSVNLSGFSHYGFYVQKDFSQLDKGTEQIEKSINSLPTRGVTNPGDGLRYGMVSLQQQHVQLKYVVLLTDGIPNAYIVDPSANYPGNKVWIRGGDIVDYQNPIYNLSTKVDNFQVGYLDGAKYSEQFSRLAYDQDSSDSAFRAKTIGYAGEVSKKFGKDIRRVNLIGFSGVKQEVAYGEALTEAIREGVVDAQYVSATDAEELKKTFSDIKKQIQQDLWFVSGP
- a CDS encoding prepilin-type N-terminal cleavage/methylation domain-containing protein, translated to MLNKLQKFRQDLKKKGKGFTLVELIVVIIIIAIIAAVAIPAITSFQDNARRSRIQSEHRELVSAIQSYIGAQDDPTNPGEITLEKLAPYISKNAKGDSTKIVDALAKNDKNTAHTIDSTNHVLTSTFIPSGKQAGDKNQKQWKYDWSANGVNTSATANNNAGGATP
- a CDS encoding type II secretion system protein; amino-acid sequence: MLNKLQEFRRNLKKKSKGFTLVELIVVIIIIAIITAVAVPALTSFQDNARRSRIQSEHRELATAIQSYIGSQDDPETVKSITMEQLAPYISKNSKGDSAKIMDALAKNDTEPAHKIDGTTLVSTFHPSGVGTDKTKDKTWLYDWRYSGSNTN